One Deltaproteobacteria bacterium DNA segment encodes these proteins:
- a CDS encoding type II toxin-antitoxin system Phd/YefM family antitoxin, giving the protein MSRTRLDEDVQPLSEFRANVASFVERVRKTKRPVVLTQRGHSAAVLLDVSKYEQLLDEVETLRDIQIAEKQLSRGRGVSHSKAKARILAALRK; this is encoded by the coding sequence CAGCCCCTCTCGGAGTTCCGCGCCAACGTGGCCAGCTTCGTCGAGCGAGTACGAAAAACCAAGCGCCCCGTCGTCCTGACCCAGCGCGGCCATAGCGCCGCGGTTCTTCTCGATGTTTCCAAGTACGAGCAGCTTCTGGACGAGGTCGAGACCCTCCGCGATATCCAGATTGCGGAGAAACAGCTCTCACGTGGCCGGGGCGTCTCCCATTCCAAGGCCAAGGCCCGCATCCTTGCAGCTCTGCGAAAGTGA
- a CDS encoding type II toxin-antitoxin system RelE/ParE family toxin, producing MRIAWSPLAIDRTIAVIRYIATANPQSAERWTARLFERVNRLRSFPESGRILRESPSGPYRELLHGEYRIIYRVVRSRVLILTVRHGRRLLDPGELA from the coding sequence GTGAGGATCGCCTGGTCGCCTCTTGCCATCGACCGGACGATCGCAGTCATCCGCTACATCGCCACCGCGAATCCACAGAGCGCGGAGAGGTGGACTGCCCGCCTCTTCGAACGAGTGAACCGCTTGCGCTCCTTTCCTGAGAGCGGCCGGATCCTTCGCGAAAGCCCGAGTGGGCCGTACCGAGAGCTCCTCCATGGCGAGTACCGCATCATCTACAGGGTGGTGAGGTCACGCGTTCTCATCCTCACGGTTCGGCATGGTCGGCGCTTACTCGATCCAGGCGAGCTCGCGTAG
- a CDS encoding NADH-quinone oxidoreductase subunit A — MYFQFANVLVFFLLAFVLCGLMLGLGLLLRPSNPHPGKLTTYECGEPPSGNAWINFNIRFYLIALVFVIFEVEIAFIVPVATVFRDWIARGQGAFALAEIALFVAILAVGLVYVWVKGDLEWLKRLPQSRGEPAAEPLRRDAA, encoded by the coding sequence ATGTACTTCCAGTTCGCCAACGTGCTCGTCTTCTTCCTGCTCGCCTTCGTCCTGTGCGGGCTGATGCTCGGGCTCGGCCTGCTGCTTCGCCCCTCCAATCCGCATCCGGGCAAGCTCACGACCTACGAGTGCGGGGAGCCGCCGAGCGGCAACGCCTGGATCAACTTCAACATCCGCTTCTACCTGATCGCGCTCGTGTTCGTGATCTTCGAGGTGGAGATCGCCTTCATCGTCCCCGTCGCCACGGTTTTCCGCGACTGGATCGCGCGCGGGCAGGGGGCGTTCGCGCTGGCCGAGATCGCGCTCTTCGTGGCGATCCTGGCCGTCGGGCTCGTGTACGTGTGGGTGAAGGGGGACCTCGAGTGGCTGAAGCGGCTGCCCCAGTCCCGTGGCGAGCCCGCCGCCGAACCGCTCCGGCGCGACGCCGCGTAG
- a CDS encoding NADH-quinone oxidoreductase subunit B, with protein sequence MSLINTAPEMALTTKIDDFLNWTRKSSVWYMMFGLACCAIEMMQTGGPRSDLDRFGAAPRATPRVSDLIIVSGTLTLKMALRTKVLYDQMPDPKYVISMGSCANCGGLFQLAYSVCDGVDKVIPVDVYVPGCPPRPEALTEGLVKLQEKIQQERWLVRKPAVAANA encoded by the coding sequence ATGTCTCTCATCAACACCGCACCCGAGATGGCGCTCACCACCAAGATCGACGACTTCCTCAACTGGACCCGCAAGTCGTCGGTCTGGTACATGATGTTCGGCCTCGCCTGCTGCGCGATCGAGATGATGCAGACCGGAGGGCCGCGCTCCGATCTCGATCGCTTCGGGGCCGCACCGCGCGCCACGCCGCGCGTCTCCGACCTGATCATCGTGTCGGGCACGCTGACGCTCAAGATGGCGCTGCGCACGAAGGTGCTCTACGACCAGATGCCCGATCCGAAGTACGTCATCTCGATGGGCAGCTGCGCCAACTGCGGCGGGCTCTTCCAGCTCGCGTACTCGGTCTGCGACGGGGTGGACAAGGTGATCCCGGTCGACGTCTACGTGCCGGGCTGTCCGCCGCGGCCCGAGGCGCTCACCGAGGGGCTCGTCAAGCTCCAGGAGAAGATCCAGCAGGAGCGCTGGCTCGTGCGGAAGCCGGCCGTGGCGGCAAACGCCTGA
- a CDS encoding NADH-quinone oxidoreductase subunit C, whose translation MAASDPAAIHAALRSHFGDAVGDLAGTRPDNTGTTVAPSAIVDVCRFLKTETGLAFDCLSNLSGVDYPKRNVIEVVYHLYSYRYRHLFVLKVDVPRDNPAVPSVAGVWHAAEWQEREVFDLLGVTFEGHPDLRRILMPEDWPGHPLRKDFVEPEEYHGISTSRESLLKT comes from the coding sequence ATGGCCGCGTCCGACCCCGCCGCCATCCACGCCGCCCTCAGGAGTCACTTCGGCGACGCGGTCGGCGACCTCGCGGGCACGCGCCCCGACAACACCGGCACCACGGTTGCGCCGTCGGCCATCGTCGACGTGTGCCGGTTCCTCAAGACGGAGACGGGCCTCGCGTTCGACTGCCTCTCGAATCTGTCCGGCGTCGACTACCCGAAGCGCAACGTCATCGAGGTGGTCTACCACCTCTACTCCTACCGCTACCGCCACCTCTTCGTGCTGAAGGTGGACGTGCCGCGCGACAACCCCGCTGTGCCGAGCGTCGCGGGCGTGTGGCACGCCGCCGAGTGGCAGGAGCGGGAGGTGTTCGACCTGCTCGGCGTCACCTTCGAGGGCCATCCGGACCTCCGCCGCATCCTCATGCCCGAGGACTGGCCGGGGCATCCGCTGCGCAAGGACTTCGTCGAGCCCGAGGAGTACCACGGCATCTCGACGTCGCGGGAGAGCCTGCTGAAGACATGA